The genomic stretch AGCGCCTGTCGCATGGTTACGGCAATGGCGGGGGGCTGCTCGAAACCACCTACACGCTGTGGGGGGAGCCGCGCCGGGCCGGTCCCAGAGCGGGCGCGACGGAGTACGAAATCGTGGAGAACCTGTTCGGCACCGTCCGGGCCCCCTCCCTCGACGGGCCGTCCGGCAGCCTGGCCGACGCGATCGGTTTTGTAGACGTGGACCCCGGCGTCGACGAGGTGCTGACGGAAAAGGCCCGGAAGACCATCGATGGGCTTCCCCAGACGCTCGACGCCGTCGCGGTCGTGGAGTTCGCGGACTCGATGACCACCGAGCGGCTCGTCGCCTTCAACCGGAGGCACAGGACCTGCGGAGGGGCGGACGTCTCCTACATCTACTCCCCGTCCTACTACGACGACTCCAGTGAACCGGCCTCCTTGAACGCGGTGGTCTGGAACCGCGGCATGACCGAGGACAACATCCAGGCGGATCTCACCTACCAGTGCGAGACCGAGCCCGTGGCGGCGCTGGCGGAGTTCCGCAGGTGGGTCGGGCTGCTTGACGAGGGGGACGACCTCGGCGCATTTGAGTTGGATTACGGGTGGCTCGCGGGAGCGGCCGAGGAGGGCGTCGTGCACGGGCTCGTCGTCGACCGCTGGAAACTCGCCGACCTGCGCAAGCTCCTCGACGATCCGGAGGTGCGGACGGTTCGGCTCGCTGACGTCGCCTTCGACCTCGGCGAGGTCGGGTAGCGGTCTTCGGCGGGCTCAGCGGCGCGGAGGCTAGCCCCGGCGCCCGTGCTGCCCAAGGCGGTCACGATCTGACCGCCGCACGCCAGGTGGGCCTGATCGGCCCGCTCGCCCGTGCCAACGTGCCGGCCTTCGCTGACCAGGGGTTACCAACGCGCAGAGGTGGTCAGGGGCGGGGTCGAACCGCCGACCTTCCGCTTTTCAGGCGGACGCTCGTACCAACTGAGCTACCTGACCCAGAGCGGTCCTGACGGGACTTGAACCCGCGACCTCCACCTTGACAGGGTGGCGAGCACTCCAAACTGCTCTACAGGACCTTGCGTTTCTTGCTGTTTGCGCTCGCTTAGCTTACCAGCTCTCCGGTGGTCTTCGACCAGCCGTTTCGCGGTGCGCTAGGCGCTCGCAGTGCCCCCAACGGGATTCGAACCCGTGCCGCCGCCTTGAAAGGGCGGTGTCCTAGGCCGCTAGACGATGGGGGCTCAGGATTCCCTGTCGCCTTCCGTCGGAGACCTCTGAAGCATAGGGGACGATTGCCCCTGATGCCAAAGTGGCGGACCGGCGTTCGGCGAGGGAGTGCCGCTGACCGATCCCGTTGGCGACGGGGCGTTCGTTGGCTCTGGGGAAATCATACGTTGTGGGTCGGGCTCCACGTGACGCTGGATGTACACAGACTGCTCCCCCAGCCCGCCCAGCGTGATGTCGTCCCAGGCCTGCAGCCGGCGGGTCTCCCTGTCGAAGTACAGGACCGAGGCCTGGACGGGGGTGGGCTGGGCATGTTCGAGCGCGCGCAGGCCGGCGCCGCCGGTGGAGCCCTGGATGAGCATGCGGGTGCCGGTCGGGAGCATGGTGGTTTTGCGTTCGTGGGTGTGGCCGGCGAGGATCATGGGGGCGGCGCCGCTGAAGCCCTTGCCGACGTCCGGGTCGTGTACGGCCACCACGTCGGCCTTGCCGACCTTGCCGAGGTGAGCCCGGGCGTATCCCGCCAGAGTGGCCGGGTTCGAGTCGACGCGCACCGACAGGTCCGGGGTGAAGCGGGGATCGCCCAGGCCGTAGATGCGGAGGCCGGCCACCGTTTCCGTTTCGTCGTCCAGGACGACGGCGTTCTTCTGCTTCTCGATGGCTTTCTGGGTGGACATGGAGTCGTGGTTGCCGCGGACGTACACGTACGGGACCCCGAGGCGGCCGATCTCGTCCACGAACTTGTTCTCGGCCTTGGTGCCATGGTCGGAAATGTCACCCGTGTCGACGATCAGATCCACGGCGAACTGGTCCTTGAGCGAACGGATGACGTTCCAGGCGATCGGGTTGATGTGGATGTCGGAGACGTGCAGGACCCGGATGGATTTGGGGTCGGCGTCGTACAGGGGGAGGGTGGAGACCGTGTCGTAGAGCTTTGAGACGTTCGTCACAAGTTTGGTGAGCTGCGACCGGTACGACTCGAAGCGCGTCACGATCGACTCCGCGCTGCCCACCAAGGGCGGCGCGGCGGCGACCAGGCCCGAGTAGCGGGGCTCCATGACCGAGTCGGGGCGGAAGGTGAGGGCGGCGAGCGCGCCCGTCCCCGCAAGGGCCACGGAGGCCGCCACGAGGCCCAGCAGGGCCACCCGCGGGCGCCTGTAGACCACCAGGACGGCGATCAGCGCCCCGGCGCCGGCGCACAGGAGTGAGCGGATGACGAGGGCCCGCACACCGTCCAGCAGATCGCTCTCGAGGAGCTGGGGCAGCCGGTCGGCCAGGCGGGGGTCCTCGAGGAAGGCCCTCGCGCGCTCCTGGTCGATGTTCTCCAGGGTGATGCGGAGGCGGAGCGGAGCGTCATGGGTGCGGAACGTGAGCGTGCCGAGCGGGCTGGCGTCCACGACCGTCTCGCCGTTCCAGGCCGGCCGCAGGGACATGCCGGTCTCGACGGGGCCGACCTGGGCGCGTACGGTGCCGCTGAAGAAGATCCCCAGCCAGGCGCCCGCAGCGGCCACCAGCAGGACGGCCGCCGCCTTCATCGGCTTCGATCGGAGGATTGCCTTTGAACTGTGGAGGAACTTCATACGGTTTCTTGCTTACCTGACCGTCGGGGCAGAATGGCAAGTGTGATCGAGGTATCGCGGGACAAGTTCGAGGAACTCGTGGCCGAGGCATTGGACACGATTCCCGCCGACCTCACGGCAGCCATGAGCAATGTCGTCGTCGTCGTGGTCGATGATCCGCCGGAGCCCAACCTGCTCGGCCTGTACACCGGTGTCCCCCTCACCGAACGCGGCGACTGGTACTCAGGAGTCCTGCCCGACCGCATCGAGATCTACCGCAATCCCATATCCCAAATATGTGATTCCGAGGAAGACGTGATCGACGAGGTGCGCATCACGGTCGTCCACGAGGTCGCCCATCACTTCGGCATCGACGACGCCCGGCTGCACGAGCTGGGGTGGTAACCCTTTGCCTTTGGTTGGCT from Nonomuraea polychroma encodes the following:
- a CDS encoding metallophosphoesterase family protein; this encodes MKAAAVLLVAAAGAWLGIFFSGTVRAQVGPVETGMSLRPAWNGETVVDASPLGTLTFRTHDAPLRLRITLENIDQERARAFLEDPRLADRLPQLLESDLLDGVRALVIRSLLCAGAGALIAVLVVYRRPRVALLGLVAASVALAGTGALAALTFRPDSVMEPRYSGLVAAAPPLVGSAESIVTRFESYRSQLTKLVTNVSKLYDTVSTLPLYDADPKSIRVLHVSDIHINPIAWNVIRSLKDQFAVDLIVDTGDISDHGTKAENKFVDEIGRLGVPYVYVRGNHDSMSTQKAIEKQKNAVVLDDETETVAGLRIYGLGDPRFTPDLSVRVDSNPATLAGYARAHLGKVGKADVVAVHDPDVGKGFSGAAPMILAGHTHERKTTMLPTGTRMLIQGSTGGAGLRALEHAQPTPVQASVLYFDRETRRLQAWDDITLGGLGEQSVYIQRHVEPDPQRMISPEPTNAPSPTGSVSGTPSPNAGPPLWHQGQSSPMLQRSPTEGDRES
- a CDS encoding metallopeptidase family protein, giving the protein MASVIEVSRDKFEELVAEALDTIPADLTAAMSNVVVVVVDDPPEPNLLGLYTGVPLTERGDWYSGVLPDRIEIYRNPISQICDSEEDVIDEVRITVVHEVAHHFGIDDARLHELGW